One part of the Homalodisca vitripennis isolate AUS2020 unplaced genomic scaffold, UT_GWSS_2.1 ScUCBcl_2382;HRSCAF=7084, whole genome shotgun sequence genome encodes these proteins:
- the LOC124371989 gene encoding E3 ubiquitin-protein ligase SHPRH-like has product MLTTNRQRVIQVYDCVKTFHNIEILPPDLPNPQHVNLLPTLRPYQVKAVKWMLSKELYPSYYEKTEESSSSDNLESAVLLPKGGILADEMGLGKTVEVLACILSNPRIVDEKKDSCKIEPEEFKNETKESKEHLQKNKTETIVNSGEEFDPTEDGIVEIKISNDNSEDLKNGVGDLKDSGCVVNDILPHSPNEVTEIQTETVQVAKVKRKRRKKVRFDEDDDFVPDNFDIELEEENMAGGISKRKRAKSDSFSDTGGKKMKIESTKRGRKSYPDSNKDSKQIKPKRASALKAGETFTLLKSWYDNCLSETSMKTQRRKQFHRSSSFQCCCVKDIESDNIVECPNCNTWQHAECVGYDETLADYQYYCFQCWQHLPTVLSSGTVIISPEAISQQWVSEIEKHVKKNNLRVLVYEGVRVNGYIQPHDLASYDIVITTYQVLTRELNYTEPVKRNLRHAKRFFAPTSPLLFVHWWRLCLDEAQMVEGSSCRAAAEMAKKFTSENKWAVTGTPIQKAVNDLVGLMEFLAGNEYKEFLELMGRDWRSLLKLVPRVLWRTQMKDVLAETGVPPQTVDTHLLEFSEVEKYFYQCTHTECSQQFVNRINRFVDLNVTLKSLDRKQISNLLNPLLKLRQACLHPQAVRGKFVSIKKTMRMEDLLRQMVTGARLDAEQALRQLVAALNGTGALHVIRQEWSEAAAAYRAVLHLEHELTGRLKIDSLQRIHTMHNLAEVLDGGYDGVPPTLRDDTMREDIKALELRYLGKREAPMAGTQERIELHEKAITEQLEGATLGYSEWWWLRTLEWSSDREELLDRVKSAIQLTDAQQKNQYNNLANKLKSLYVVRVEVAKWLAELDKTREEVRKWVQLLRGSDKDVMAAEALVCHLPQGAPARGKTRCQLCKAENALKSYEALLFEEKSKEKRKNKKRNLPGSSDWTDDKDMDNKEVADLVGVNVNTFETSRKGGFKASPFEKILKALAAYGRQRQVPPQWTKEAGQHLAILERVKKEFLDLNLMWRQIFDLVDAKDELNMCKMRLRLPCPGEEEEEAEKKKKKMGENHHIIALYR; this is encoded by the exons AATCAGCTGTGTTGTTACCAAAAGGAGGAATTTTGGCAGATGAAATGGGTCTTGGAAAAACTGTGGAAGTCCTGGCctgcattctttcaaatcctAGAATT gTGGATGAAAAAAAGGATTCCTGTAAAATTGAACctgaagaatttaaaaatgagACTAAAGAGTCAAAAGAACaccttcaaaaaaataaaacggAAACTATTGTTAACTCTGGAGAAGAATTCGATCCCACTGAAGATGgaattgttgaaattaaaatcagTAACGACAATTCAGAAGACTTGAAGAATGGCGTAGGAGATCTTAAGGATAGCGGTTGTGTTGTAAATGATATCCTCCCACATTCTCCAAATGAGGTAACAGAAATCCAGACAGAAACTGTGCAAGTGGCAAAGGTTAAaaggaaaagaagaaaaaaggTAAGGTTCGATGAGGATGATGATTTTGTACCTGATAACTTTGATATTGAATTAGAAGAAGAAAATATGGCGGGTGGCATAAGTAAAAGGAAAAGAGCCAAATCTGATAGTTTTAGTGATACCGGTGGGAAGAAGATGAAGATAGAAAGTACAAAACGAGGGAGGAAATCATATCCAGATTCAAATAAAGACTCTAAACAGATTAAACCTAAACGAGCGTCTGCCCTAAAGGCTGGAGAAACTTTTACTCTGCTGAAATCGTGGTATGATAATTGCCTGTCAGAGACCAGCATGAAGACGCAGCGGAGAAAACAGTTTCATCGCTCATCATCGTTCCAGTGCTGCTGTGTGAAGGATATAGAGTCCGACAACATCGTCGAGTGCCCGAACTGCAACACCTGGCAGCACGCAGAGTGTGTCGGTTACGATGAAACACTGGCTGATTATCAGTATTATTGTTTCCAATGTTGGCAACACCTGCCAACTGTTCTATCATCAGGAACCGTCATCATCTCTCCAGAGGCAATATCCCAGCAGTGGGTCAGCGAG ATTGAAAAGCACGTGAAGAAAAACAACTTGAGGGTTCTAGTCTATGAAGGTGTACGAGTCAACGGATACATTCAACCCCACGACTTGGCTAGCTATGACATTGTAATCACCACATACCAG GTGTTGACGAGAGAGCTGAACTACACGGAACCGGTGAAGCGAAACCTGCGTCATGCCAAGCGGTTCTTTGCGCCAACGTCGCCGCTACTGTTTGTGCACTGGTGGCGGCTCTGCCTGGACGAGGCACAGATGGTGGAGGGATCAAGTTGTCGGGCGGCGGCCGAGATGGCCAAGAAGTTCACTTCGGAAAACAAGTGGGCGGTTACAGGCACCCCTATACAGAAGGCTGTGAACG ACCTAGTCGGGCTGATGGAGTTCCTGGCAGGGAACGAGTACAAGGAGTTCCTGGAACTCATGGGTCGTGATTGGCGCTCTCTGCTGAAGCTGGTGCCCAGAGTGCTATGGCGCACGCAGATGAAGGACGTGTTGGCTGAGACCGGCGTACCACCGCAGACAGTGGACACACACCTCCTAGAATTCTCAGAAGTGGAGAAATACTTCTACCAGTGCACTCACACCGAGTGCTCCCAACAGTTTGTCAACCGGATAAACAG GTTTGTGGACCTTAATGTCACCCTGAAGAGTCTAGATCGAAAACAGATCTCCAATTTGTTGAATCCTCTACTGAAACTTCGCCAAGCGTGTTTGCACCCCCAG GCTGTGCGTGGAAAGTTCGTCTCAATTAAGAAGACGATGAGGATGGAGGATCTTCTGAGGCAGATGGTGACTGGGGCAAGGTTGGATGCTGAGCAGGCTTTACGTCAGCTGGTGGCGGCTCTCAACGGGACTGGCGCACTTCACGTCATACGCCAGGAGTGGTCCGAGGCGGCAGCCGCGTACCGGGCAGTCTTACATCTGGAGCACGAGCTCACCGGGCGCTTGAAAATAGATTCTCTTCAG AGAATTCACACGATGCACAACTTGGCGGAAGTGTTAGACGGAGGCTATGACGGTGTCCCACCCACACTGCGAGACGACACCATGAGAGAAGACATCAAGGCCTTAGAACTGAGATATCTCGGCAAGCGAGAGGCACCG ATGGCGGGAACTCAAGAACGAATAGAACTTCATGAGAAAGCCATAACAGAACAATTGGAAGGAGCTACACTCGGATACTCGGAGTGGTGGTGGCTTCGGACACTGGAATGGTCCTCGGATAGAGAGGAGCTTTTGGATAGAGTCAAGTCCGCCATACAGCTTACTGACGCACAGCAGAAGAACCAATACAACAACCTGGCCAACAA GCTGAAGTCACTGTATGTAGTAAGAGTGGAGGTTGCTAAGTGGTTGGCAGAGCTGGACAAAACGAGAGAAGAGGTGCGCAAGTGGGTCCAACTGCTGAGAGGTTCCGACAAGGATGTGATGGCAGCTGAAGCACTGGTGTGTCACTTGCCGCAGGGTGCTCCTGCCAGAGGCAAAACGAG ATGTCAGCTGTGTAAGGCGGAGAACGCGTTGAAAAGCTACGAGGCTTTACTTTTTGAGGAGAAGAGCAAAGAAAAGCGGAAGAACAAGAAAAGAAATTTGCCTGGCAGCAGTGACTGGACAGATGACAAGGACATGGACAACAAGGAGGTGGCTGACTTGGTGGGAGTCAATGTTAATACCTTCGAGACCTCCAGAAAGGGAGGTTTCAAGGCGTCACCCTTTGAGAAAATACTTAAAG CATTGGCTGCCTACGGGAGGCAGAGACAGGTGCCACCCCAGTGGACCAAGGAGGCCGGCCAGCACCTGGCCATCCTAGAGAGGGTAAAGAAGGAGTTCCTTGACCTGAACCTGATGTGGCGACAGATTTTTGACTTGGTGGACGCCAAGGACGAGTTGAACATGTGCAAGATGCGGCTACGACTGCCTTGTCCTGGTGAGGAGGAAGAGGAGgcggaaaaaaagaaaaagaagatgGGTGAGAACCATCACATCATAGCTTTGTACAGG